From Leptotrichia wadei, one genomic window encodes:
- a CDS encoding trans-sulfuration enzyme family protein produces MKFETKTIHGVREGKKKELWGTNVNFASTFPVAEFGVTQEFEYSRVSAPTRNELEEIIAALENGKYAYAFSSGMATTTSVFTMFSAGDHIILGQDIYGGTYRVLHDIYSRFGIESTFVDTTDLENIRKALKPNTKAIFIETPSNPLLDVTDIRGVVKLAKEHNLITIADNTFMTPYLQKPLDFGIDIVVHSATKFLSGHHDLLAGVAITNNEELAEKIKFSQVAAGALISPFDSWLLMRSLKTLKLRVEAAQENAKKLIEFFQSHDAVDKIYYPTLDTNKGKKIHESQATGGGSVFSFTLKDDSKVKTFFESLNVALFAASLGGAETLVTHPSTITHAEMPEEEKEARGFTHSLIRVAAGFENIDDLIEDFKQALEK; encoded by the coding sequence ATGAAATTTGAAACAAAAACAATACACGGAGTAAGAGAAGGGAAAAAGAAGGAATTATGGGGAACAAATGTTAATTTTGCTTCTACATTTCCTGTCGCAGAATTTGGAGTGACGCAGGAATTTGAATATTCTAGAGTTTCAGCGCCTACGAGAAATGAACTGGAGGAAATTATTGCGGCTCTTGAAAATGGAAAATATGCCTATGCCTTTTCATCTGGAATGGCAACTACGACATCTGTATTTACAATGTTTTCGGCTGGAGATCACATCATTTTGGGACAAGATATTTATGGAGGGACTTATAGAGTTTTACACGATATTTACTCAAGATTTGGAATAGAATCTACATTTGTTGATACAACTGATTTGGAAAATATAAGAAAAGCTTTAAAACCTAATACAAAAGCAATTTTTATTGAAACACCGTCAAATCCGCTACTTGATGTAACTGACATAAGAGGAGTTGTAAAACTTGCGAAGGAGCATAATCTTATAACTATTGCAGATAATACGTTTATGACGCCATATTTACAAAAACCGCTTGATTTTGGGATTGATATTGTAGTTCATAGTGCGACTAAGTTTTTATCTGGACATCATGACTTACTGGCTGGAGTTGCTATTACGAATAATGAGGAGCTTGCAGAAAAGATTAAATTTTCACAAGTTGCGGCTGGTGCTTTAATATCTCCGTTTGACAGCTGGCTTTTGATGAGAAGTTTGAAAACGTTGAAATTAAGAGTGGAAGCGGCACAGGAAAATGCAAAAAAACTTATAGAATTTTTCCAAAGTCACGATGCAGTTGATAAAATTTACTATCCGACTTTAGATACGAATAAAGGTAAAAAGATTCATGAAAGTCAAGCGACAGGCGGAGGTTCAGTATTCTCGTTCACTTTAAAAGATGACTCAAAAGTAAAAACATTTTTTGAAAGTTTAAATGTGGCATTATTTGCGGCAAGCCTTGGCGGAGCTGAAACGCTGGTAACTCATCCAAGTACAATAACTCATGCAGAAATGCCTGAAGAAGAAAAGGAAGCTAGAGGATTTACACATTCATTGATTAGAGTTGCAGCTGGATTTGAAAATATTGATGACTTGATTGAAGATTTTAAACAGGCGCTTGAAAAATAG
- a CDS encoding thermonuclease family protein has product MAKKIDDGKSQIVLIAAIIIIAAVMIFGMFSKGGKSSEKSVGKAKNVKISQNNGKKSSKTKKSKEKKEVEPEILDGYQVLKVSDGDTINIQKVENGKFVGEMLRIRMYGMDAPEKTQDYGSESRQALEKLVTGKNLSVEVKNKDRYGRTVAIIYANGKNVNEEMVKTGNAWWYQEYAKKDTQFEKYQENAKQKKLGLFSRKRYTEPWNYRKEKKAAASSRTKSK; this is encoded by the coding sequence ATGGCAAAAAAAATTGATGACGGAAAATCTCAGATAGTATTAATTGCTGCAATAATTATAATTGCGGCAGTTATGATTTTTGGGATGTTTAGTAAAGGCGGAAAGAGTTCTGAAAAAAGTGTTGGAAAAGCCAAAAATGTCAAAATTTCCCAAAATAATGGCAAAAAAAGTTCTAAAACTAAGAAATCTAAAGAAAAAAAAGAAGTTGAACCTGAAATTTTAGATGGCTATCAAGTGCTGAAGGTTAGCGATGGAGATACGATTAATATTCAAAAGGTTGAAAATGGAAAATTTGTTGGAGAGATGCTTAGAATTAGGATGTACGGGATGGATGCACCTGAAAAAACACAGGATTATGGGTCTGAAAGCAGACAGGCGCTTGAAAAATTGGTGACTGGGAAAAATTTGAGCGTGGAAGTGAAAAATAAGGATAGATACGGCAGAACAGTTGCGATTATTTATGCGAATGGTAAAAATGTTAATGAAGAAATGGTAAAAACGGGAAATGCCTGGTGGTATCAGGAATATGCTAAAAAAGACACGCAATTTGAAAAATATCAAGAAAATGCGAAGCAGAAAAAATTGGGGCTGTTTTCTAGAAAAAGGTATACAGAGCCTTGGAATTATAGAAAAGAAAAAAAGGCGGCTGCATCAAGCAGAACTAAAAGTAAATAG
- a CDS encoding energy-coupling factor transporter transmembrane component T family protein — MENTFLLEYIEKDSVIHRLNGAAKLICFILWTVAIMLTYDTRFLAALTLLGFVLFKISKIKFNEIKIVFYLISIFLVLNLIMIFLFSPLEGTKIYGTRHDIFKIFGNYVITWEQLFYEFNIFVKYFSVIPVALLFIITTNPSEFASSLNRIGVPYKFSYAVSIALRYIPTVQEDFIIISKAQQAKGIDISKNVKLMTRIKNVSYTLMPLIFSSIEKIDIISNAMILRGFGKRKKRTWYQARKMKMADVVAIIVTAIFAVISIVMLKVNGGRFYNPFV, encoded by the coding sequence ATGGAAAATACATTTTTACTGGAGTATATTGAGAAAGATTCAGTAATTCATAGATTAAATGGAGCTGCAAAACTGATTTGCTTTATATTGTGGACTGTGGCTATTATGCTTACCTATGATACAAGATTTCTTGCAGCTTTGACACTTTTGGGATTTGTGCTTTTTAAAATTTCAAAAATAAAATTTAATGAAATAAAAATCGTATTTTATCTAATTTCTATTTTTCTTGTACTAAATTTAATTATGATTTTTTTATTTTCTCCACTTGAGGGAACAAAGATATATGGAACAAGGCATGATATTTTTAAGATTTTTGGAAATTATGTTATAACTTGGGAACAGTTATTTTATGAATTTAATATATTTGTAAAATATTTTTCGGTTATTCCTGTTGCATTACTTTTCATAATTACAACAAATCCAAGCGAGTTTGCCTCTTCGCTAAATAGAATAGGAGTGCCCTATAAATTTTCCTATGCAGTTTCAATTGCACTAAGGTACATTCCGACAGTTCAGGAGGATTTTATCATAATTAGCAAGGCACAGCAGGCAAAGGGGATTGATATTTCCAAAAATGTAAAATTAATGACAAGAATAAAAAATGTATCTTATACTTTAATGCCATTAATATTTTCAAGCATTGAAAAAATAGATATTATAAGCAATGCTATGATTTTGAGAGGATTTGGGAAAAGAAAAAAAAGGACTTGGTATCAGGCTAGGAAAATGAAAATGGCGGATGTTGTGGCAATTATTGTGACTGCAATATTTGCAGTTATTTCAATAGTCATGTTGAAGGTAAATGGAGGAAGATTTTATAATCCGTTTGTATAA
- the xseA gene encoding exodeoxyribonuclease VII large subunit, with protein MEQTVFSVSEINREVKMFLEGTRTFKNIFIEGELSNITYYRSGHLYFTLKDSSASVKCAIFRYKYRNVPEDLKEGDSVKIRGNVTLYEANGSYQIVADFLEKSNSLGLLYEKMEMLKKLYFEKGYFSDEIKKKLPQLPINVGVVTADTGAAIRDIINTTHKRFPNVNIYLYPAKVQGEGAAREVSEGIEFFNRMNEEKQLEINTLIVGRGGGSIEDLWAFNEEEVIEAIYKSEIPVISAVGHEIDNLLSDLVADKRAATPTQAAEILIPEKDKLADELENKKNLLSKSLLNRVAMMKKELEYRKNNYYIKNFVNILDNKKFDLMEKEQKLSRELKRILQKSKEQLDYRKQRFDRINLEKVILSEKENLREKSAKLNEIMLEFFENRKNELKYKKAQLSKYSVNDILKQGYTITRKNGEIVKRGIELSKEDKLEIQFSDVKKKAVVK; from the coding sequence ATGGAACAGACAGTGTTTTCTGTAAGTGAGATAAATAGGGAAGTGAAGATGTTTTTGGAGGGGACAAGGACATTTAAGAATATTTTTATTGAAGGGGAGCTTTCCAATATTACTTATTATCGGTCTGGGCATTTGTATTTTACGTTGAAGGATTCGAGTGCGAGTGTGAAATGCGCTATTTTTCGGTATAAATATAGAAATGTGCCTGAGGATCTGAAGGAAGGGGATTCGGTAAAAATTCGTGGGAATGTGACACTTTATGAAGCTAACGGGAGTTATCAGATTGTGGCGGATTTTCTTGAAAAAAGCAATTCTTTGGGATTGCTTTATGAAAAGATGGAAATGCTTAAAAAGTTGTATTTTGAAAAGGGATATTTTTCTGATGAAATAAAGAAAAAATTGCCACAATTACCAATAAATGTTGGAGTTGTGACAGCTGATACAGGGGCTGCGATTAGAGATATTATAAATACGACACATAAAAGATTTCCAAATGTGAATATTTACCTTTATCCTGCAAAAGTTCAAGGAGAAGGGGCTGCACGTGAAGTTTCGGAAGGAATTGAGTTTTTTAACAGGATGAATGAAGAAAAGCAGCTTGAAATAAATACGCTTATTGTTGGGCGTGGTGGTGGAAGCATTGAGGATTTGTGGGCATTTAATGAGGAAGAAGTGATAGAGGCTATTTATAAATCAGAAATTCCTGTGATTTCAGCAGTGGGGCATGAAATTGATAATTTGCTTTCTGATCTAGTTGCTGATAAGCGGGCAGCGACACCGACTCAGGCGGCGGAAATCTTGATTCCTGAAAAAGATAAACTGGCAGATGAGTTGGAAAATAAAAAAAATCTTTTGAGCAAATCACTTTTAAATAGGGTTGCAATGATGAAAAAAGAGCTGGAATATAGAAAAAATAACTATTATATAAAAAATTTTGTAAATATTCTGGACAATAAAAAATTTGACTTGATGGAAAAGGAGCAAAAATTATCAAGGGAATTAAAAAGAATTTTGCAAAAGTCAAAGGAGCAGCTGGATTATCGTAAACAGAGATTTGATAGAATTAATTTGGAAAAAGTGATTTTGAGTGAAAAGGAAAATTTGAGGGAGAAATCGGCTAAACTTAATGAAATAATGCTGGAATTTTTTGAGAATCGGAAAAATGAGCTGAAGTATAAAAAGGCACAGCTTTCTAAATATTCGGTAAACGATATTTTGAAGCAAGGGTATACAATAACTCGGAAAAATGGAGAAATTGTTAAGCGAGGAATTGAGCTTAGTAAAGAGGATAAATTGGAAATACAGTTTTCTGATGTTAAGAAAAAAGCAGTTGTGAAATAA
- a CDS encoding uracil-DNA glycosylase, with protein sequence MVNIGNDWDEIFKNEKEFEKDYYLNLRKFLISEYKTKTIYPDKYEIFSAFKLTSYKDCKVVILGQDPYHGENQAHGLAFSVKQGVALPPSLKNIYKEIENEFGYKMSRNGFLESWAKQGVLLLNTALTVVAGNANSHSKIGWEIFTDNVIKYLNRREDPLIFILWGNNAKSKKAFIDTDRHYILKSVHPSPLSASRGFFGCGHFKKANEILKELGKDEINWQI encoded by the coding sequence ATGGTTAATATTGGAAATGACTGGGATGAAATTTTTAAAAATGAAAAGGAATTTGAAAAGGATTATTATTTGAACTTGAGAAAATTTTTGATAAGTGAATATAAGACAAAGACAATTTATCCTGATAAATATGAAATTTTTTCTGCATTTAAGCTGACAAGCTACAAGGACTGCAAAGTTGTAATTTTGGGGCAAGATCCGTATCATGGGGAAAATCAGGCACACGGATTGGCATTTTCAGTAAAGCAGGGAGTTGCATTGCCGCCTTCCTTAAAAAATATTTACAAGGAAATAGAAAATGAATTTGGTTATAAAATGAGCAGAAATGGATTTCTTGAAAGCTGGGCAAAGCAAGGAGTGCTGCTTTTAAATACGGCGCTTACTGTAGTTGCTGGAAATGCTAACTCACATTCAAAGATAGGATGGGAAATTTTTACAGATAATGTGATAAAATATTTAAATAGACGTGAAGATCCGTTAATTTTCATACTTTGGGGAAATAATGCAAAAAGCAAGAAAGCCTTTATTGATACAGATAGACATTATATTTTAAAAAGTGTGCATCCTAGTCCGTTGTCGGCAAGCCGTGGATTTTTTGGCTGTGGACATTTTAAGAAGGCTAATGAAATTTTGAAAGAATTGGGGAAAGATGAAATAAATTGGCAAATATAA
- a CDS encoding ECF-type riboflavin transporter substrate-binding protein, with product MEASAIKKVVAMGIGAAVYIVLSRFVAIPTPIPNTTLQVTFAFVALMAFIYGPAVGLGIGFIGHTLNDISGYGNVWFSWVIAAAFFGMGIGFLGKIIKIENFNGAKIVKFIVGEVIISLISWVVLAPIIDIAIYKEPQAKAFAQGVVAALGNILVVAILGTILIFAFSKTIISKGSLKEE from the coding sequence ATGGAAGCATCAGCGATAAAAAAAGTAGTGGCAATGGGAATTGGAGCGGCAGTTTACATTGTATTGTCAAGATTTGTGGCTATTCCTACGCCTATTCCAAATACAACATTACAGGTAACTTTTGCCTTTGTGGCATTGATGGCATTTATATATGGGCCTGCAGTTGGGTTAGGGATTGGATTTATTGGGCATACGCTTAATGATATTTCAGGATATGGAAATGTTTGGTTCAGCTGGGTAATTGCGGCGGCATTTTTTGGAATGGGAATTGGATTTTTAGGAAAAATCATAAAAATTGAAAATTTTAATGGAGCAAAAATTGTAAAATTTATAGTGGGAGAAGTAATCATAAGTTTAATAAGCTGGGTAGTTCTGGCTCCAATTATTGATATTGCAATATATAAAGAACCACAAGCAAAGGCATTTGCGCAAGGAGTTGTAGCGGCGCTTGGAAATATCCTGGTTGTGGCTATTTTAGGAACAATTTTAATATTTGCATTTTCAAAAACAATAATAAGCAAAGGAAGCTTAAAAGAGGAATAA
- the obgE gene encoding GTPase ObgE, with protein MFIDESVITVISGKGGDGAATFRREKFVQFGGPDGGDGGKGGDIVFIADPNINTLVDFKSSKKFKAQDGTKGAAARSTGKSGEDLIIKVPVGTMVRDFETNKLLLDLDIPNEKVIFLKGGDGGRGNIHFKSSVKKAPRIAESGREGAELKIKLELKLLADVALVGYPSVGKSSFINKVSAARSKVASYHFTTLKPKLGVVRMGDEESFVVADVPGLIEGAHEGVGLGDRFLKHIERCKLIIHIVDISGIDGRDPKEDFLKINHELKNYSEKLSKKRQIVVANKIDMLYEDEKYDEFEKFVKENGAEFVYPVSVIANDGLKPVLSKAWELIQEIPREELEEVHSVEELIRENNKKEDWIVKKVSDNVFEVDGRIVDDVLRKYVFIGEEGIIDFLQKMRSLGMETELENAGVEQGDVIIIAGYEFEYVI; from the coding sequence ATGTTTATAGATGAAAGTGTAATTACAGTAATTTCTGGAAAAGGAGGGGATGGAGCTGCTACGTTTAGGCGTGAGAAATTTGTTCAGTTTGGAGGGCCTGACGGTGGAGATGGCGGAAAAGGTGGAGATATTGTCTTTATTGCTGATCCCAATATTAATACGCTTGTTGACTTTAAGAGCAGTAAAAAGTTCAAGGCACAGGACGGGACAAAAGGCGCTGCGGCACGTTCTACTGGAAAATCTGGAGAAGATTTGATTATAAAGGTTCCAGTTGGAACAATGGTTAGGGATTTTGAAACGAATAAACTTTTGCTTGATTTGGATATTCCAAATGAAAAAGTTATATTTTTAAAGGGAGGAGATGGCGGACGTGGAAACATCCATTTTAAGTCATCTGTAAAAAAAGCTCCAAGAATAGCAGAAAGTGGACGTGAAGGTGCAGAATTAAAAATAAAATTAGAATTAAAGCTGCTTGCTGATGTGGCACTTGTTGGCTATCCAAGCGTTGGAAAATCCAGCTTTATTAACAAAGTGTCAGCCGCCAGATCAAAAGTTGCAAGTTACCATTTTACAACATTAAAGCCCAAATTGGGAGTTGTCAGAATGGGAGATGAAGAAAGTTTTGTAGTAGCGGATGTGCCTGGGCTTATTGAAGGGGCTCACGAAGGAGTGGGACTTGGAGATAGATTTTTAAAGCATATTGAAAGATGTAAGCTGATTATTCATATTGTGGATATTTCAGGGATTGATGGACGTGATCCTAAGGAAGACTTTTTGAAAATAAATCACGAATTGAAGAATTATAGTGAAAAATTATCTAAAAAACGGCAAATTGTAGTGGCAAATAAAATTGATATGCTCTATGAAGATGAAAAATACGATGAATTTGAAAAATTTGTGAAGGAAAATGGAGCAGAATTTGTTTATCCAGTTTCTGTAATTGCAAATGATGGATTAAAGCCAGTTTTATCAAAGGCTTGGGAATTAATTCAGGAAATACCTAGGGAAGAATTGGAAGAAGTTCATTCGGTTGAGGAATTGATTCGAGAAAATAATAAAAAGGAAGACTGGATTGTAAAAAAAGTTTCAGACAATGTATTTGAAGTTGATGGAAGAATTGTGGATGACGTATTGAGAAAATATGTATTTATTGGAGAAGAGGGAATCATAGATTTCCTGCAAAAGATGAGAAGCCTTGGAATGGAAACAGAGCTTGAAAATGCTGGTGTTGAGCAAGGGGATGTGATAATTATTGCAGGTTATGAATTTGAATATGTAATTTAG
- the miaA gene encoding tRNA (adenosine(37)-N6)-dimethylallyltransferase MiaA yields the protein MIAGATGVGKTDLSIRLAKKIDAEIISADASQIYKELDIGTAKITDEEMQGVKHYMIDVASPGEDYSVGDFERDVNNILNENSCKNGKNIIIAGGTGLYIRSITDGFAKLPSKDEKIRKKLESKSLDELQETLKKLDEKSYEEIDLSNKLRLVRAIEVCLLTGGKFSELRTQNIKNNDYDFLKIFLTRNRDELYDRINRRVEIMIAKGLVGEAKKVYNKYTEELHKISSIGYKELFMHFDGKITLDEAVEEIKKESRRYAKRQMTWFRKEKDYIICNLSEMSENEALDEILKRWEKF from the coding sequence GTGATCGCAGGCGCTACTGGAGTTGGGAAAACTGATTTATCAATAAGGCTTGCAAAAAAGATTGATGCAGAAATAATATCGGCGGATGCATCTCAAATTTATAAAGAACTGGATATTGGAACTGCAAAAATAACCGATGAAGAAATGCAAGGCGTGAAGCACTATATGATTGATGTTGCAAGTCCTGGCGAAGATTATTCTGTGGGAGATTTTGAAAGAGATGTAAATAATATTTTGAATGAAAATTCTTGCAAAAATGGGAAAAATATTATTATTGCAGGTGGAACAGGGCTTTATATAAGGTCAATTACAGATGGATTTGCAAAATTGCCTTCAAAGGATGAAAAAATTAGAAAAAAGCTGGAAAGTAAAAGTCTTGATGAATTACAGGAAACTTTGAAAAAATTAGATGAAAAATCCTATGAAGAAATTGACTTATCTAATAAGTTGCGGCTGGTTCGTGCCATTGAAGTGTGCCTTTTAACTGGTGGGAAATTTAGCGAGTTAAGGACTCAAAATATAAAAAATAATGATTACGACTTTTTGAAGATATTTTTGACACGGAATCGAGATGAGCTTTACGATAGGATTAATAGGCGAGTTGAAATTATGATTGCAAAAGGACTTGTCGGAGAGGCAAAAAAAGTATATAATAAATATACAGAAGAGCTTCATAAAATATCTTCGATTGGGTACAAGGAACTGTTTATGCACTTTGATGGTAAAATTACATTGGATGAAGCAGTTGAGGAAATAAAAAAAGAAAGTAGAAGATATGCAAAAAGGCAGATGACCTGGTTCAGAAAGGAAAAAGACTATATTATTTGCAATTTGTCAGAAATGTCTGAAAACGAAGCTTTGGATGAGATTTTGAAAAGGTGGGAAAAGTTTTAG
- a CDS encoding deoxycytidylate deaminase, with product MSKRQDYLSWDEYFMGIAFLSGMRSKDPSTQVGACIIDEDKKIIGIGYNGFPQGSSDDEMPWDREGDFLETKYPYVVHAELNAILNSIKSLKNCTIYVTHFPCNECAKAIVQAGIKKVVYFSDKHKSLDSTKASRKILENAKVETVHLEVEKEEISIRFKD from the coding sequence ATGTCTAAAAGACAGGATTATTTATCGTGGGATGAATATTTTATGGGAATAGCCTTTTTGTCTGGAATGAGAAGCAAGGATCCATCTACACAGGTTGGAGCTTGTATTATTGATGAGGATAAAAAGATTATTGGAATTGGTTATAATGGGTTTCCGCAAGGGAGTTCGGATGATGAGATGCCTTGGGATCGGGAAGGGGATTTTTTGGAAACGAAGTATCCCTATGTTGTTCATGCTGAATTGAATGCGATTTTGAATAGTATAAAGTCTCTTAAAAACTGTACCATTTACGTGACTCATTTTCCTTGTAATGAATGTGCTAAAGCAATTGTTCAGGCCGGAATAAAAAAAGTAGTGTACTTTTCTGATAAGCATAAATCGCTTGATTCTACAAAGGCTTCAAGAAAAATTTTGGAAAATGCAAAGGTGGAGACAGTTCATCTGGAAGTTGAAAAGGAAGAGATAAGTATACGATTTAAAGATTAG
- a CDS encoding ABC transporter ATP-binding protein: MENNGGELLEEKKEGRKIAINFEDFTFKYESQSEPTLHNINLKIYEGEKIVIIGASGSGKSTLGHCINGLAPYFYKGEIEGKLEIYGKRCKEIFEHSKYVGTVLQDSDAQFVGLTVAEDIAFALENDEVETTVMKEKVKEIAQFVRIETLLDLKPQDLSGGQKQKVSLAGIMVDNAKIVLYDEPLANLDPLSGKHAIELISELHKDKKLTTVIIEHRLEDVLHREIDRIIVVDKGRIIADDTPDNILKGNLLGKMNIREPLYISLLKYSNNNLEKYNDISSLEKIDFSAAKDSILNWIKFNSPKESKKSENTLLKLENISFSYNEKRKILKNINLSVEKGEMISIVGSNGAGKSTLSKVIAGFERQDEGEIYYKSLDISNESIAKRAEKIGFVLQNPNAMISKVTVFEEVALGLKTRGVSEDEIEKRVLEILEICKLKPFRKWPIKALSYGQKKRVTIASVLVLEPEIIIVDEPTAGQDLFHYREIMEFLKRLNEYGITILFITHDMHLMLEYTDKAYVFNDGQIIKSGNPAQILADKKVLEQANLRETSLHYVAEKIEINPEELISTFVHYEKNCEKEQKKAGG; this comes from the coding sequence ATGGAAAATAATGGAGGAGAATTATTGGAAGAAAAAAAAGAAGGAAGAAAAATTGCAATAAATTTTGAAGATTTTACATTTAAATATGAAAGTCAGTCGGAACCTACATTGCATAATATAAATTTGAAAATTTATGAAGGAGAGAAAATTGTGATAATAGGGGCATCAGGCTCGGGGAAAAGCACTTTGGGACATTGTATAAATGGGCTTGCTCCATATTTTTATAAGGGAGAAATTGAAGGGAAACTGGAAATTTATGGTAAAAGGTGTAAAGAGATTTTTGAACATTCTAAATATGTGGGAACTGTTCTTCAAGATTCAGATGCACAGTTTGTAGGACTTACAGTTGCTGAAGATATAGCTTTTGCATTGGAAAATGATGAGGTTGAAACGACTGTAATGAAAGAAAAGGTAAAGGAAATAGCACAGTTTGTAAGGATTGAAACATTGCTTGACTTGAAGCCGCAGGATTTATCGGGAGGGCAGAAACAGAAAGTATCGCTTGCTGGAATTATGGTTGATAATGCTAAAATAGTGCTTTATGATGAGCCGCTTGCAAATCTTGATCCGCTTAGCGGAAAACATGCCATTGAATTGATAAGTGAACTTCATAAAGATAAAAAACTTACAACGGTAATTATAGAGCATAGGCTTGAAGATGTGCTGCATAGGGAAATTGACAGGATTATTGTCGTTGATAAGGGAAGAATTATTGCTGATGATACGCCTGATAATATTTTGAAGGGAAATTTGCTAGGCAAAATGAATATAAGAGAACCTTTGTATATTTCTTTGCTTAAATATAGCAACAATAATCTTGAAAAATATAATGATATTTCTAGTCTTGAAAAAATTGATTTTTCTGCAGCAAAAGACAGCATTTTAAATTGGATAAAATTTAATTCTCCAAAAGAAAGTAAAAAATCTGAAAATACATTATTAAAGCTGGAAAATATTTCGTTTTCATATAATGAAAAAAGAAAAATCTTAAAAAATATAAATTTAAGTGTGGAAAAAGGTGAAATGATAAGCATTGTTGGCTCAAATGGAGCTGGAAAGTCAACGTTGTCAAAGGTTATTGCAGGATTTGAAAGGCAGGATGAAGGGGAAATTTATTATAAAAGTTTGGATATAAGTAATGAAAGTATAGCAAAAAGAGCTGAAAAAATAGGATTTGTACTGCAAAATCCAAATGCGATGATTTCAAAAGTTACAGTTTTTGAGGAAGTTGCATTAGGGCTGAAAACTAGAGGTGTTTCTGAAGATGAAATAGAGAAAAGAGTTCTTGAAATTTTGGAAATATGTAAATTAAAGCCGTTTAGGAAATGGCCAATAAAGGCACTTAGCTATGGGCAGAAGAAAAGAGTTACGATAGCATCTGTGCTTGTTTTAGAGCCTGAAATAATAATAGTTGATGAGCCGACTGCTGGGCAGGATCTTTTTCATTATAGGGAAATAATGGAATTTTTGAAGCGGCTGAATGAATATGGAATTACAATTTTATTTATAACCCATGATATGCATCTAATGCTGGAATATACCGACAAGGCTTATGTTTTTAATGATGGACAGATTATAAAATCTGGAAATCCAGCACAGATTTTGGCAGATAAAAAAGTACTGGAACAGGCAAATTTAAGGGAAACTTCACTTCATTACGTGGCAGAAAAAATAGAAATAAACCCTGAAGAACTCATAAGTACATTTGTTCATTATGAAAAAAATTGTGAAAAAGAACAGAAAAAGGCGGGTGGTTAG
- a CDS encoding GNAT family N-acetyltransferase — protein sequence MNFRKSTFDDIDRILEIIDKAKAELKKMGLDQWQKGYPNREVIESDVKKGISYVLEETAENNENSGEKVSGKIVGTIVLSPEREEPYSKIEGKWITDDDYMVVHRLAVDSDVKNKGLATKILEFSEGVCIENKILSLKADTHENNEPMKRLLAKNGFSFCGLIYLDREPDLGAKRIAYEKIIKIPHKLL from the coding sequence ATGAATTTTAGAAAATCAACTTTTGATGATATTGACAGAATTTTGGAAATCATTGATAAGGCGAAAGCTGAATTGAAGAAAATGGGATTGGATCAATGGCAAAAGGGGTATCCAAATAGGGAAGTTATTGAAAGTGATGTAAAAAAAGGGATTAGTTATGTTTTGGAAGAAACTGCTGAAAATAATGAAAACTCTGGAGAAAAAGTTTCAGGAAAAATTGTTGGAACGATTGTATTATCGCCTGAAAGAGAAGAGCCATATTCTAAGATTGAGGGAAAATGGATAACAGATGATGATTATATGGTAGTTCATAGGCTGGCAGTCGATTCTGATGTGAAAAATAAAGGTCTTGCTACAAAAATACTGGAATTTTCTGAAGGAGTCTGCATTGAGAATAAGATACTTAGTTTAAAGGCGGATACGCATGAAAATAATGAGCCGATGAAAAGGCTTCTTGCGAAAAATGGTTTTAGTTTTTGCGGCTTAATTTATTTGGATAGGGAGCCTGATTTAGGGGCAAAGCGTATTGCTTATGAGAAAATAATAAAAATTCCGCACAAATTATTGTAA